A window from Schistosoma haematobium chromosome 3, whole genome shotgun sequence encodes these proteins:
- the SRSF7_1 gene encoding serine arginine-rich splicing factor, variant 3 (EggNog:ENOG410VHE9~COG:A), with translation MAARYRDVGTKVYIGDLPREASERELERIFREYGRLRNVWVARNPPGFAFVEFEDAADASDAVRELDGTVMCGVRARVELSTGKSRQKPWVRGGGGARNGGGRDNGIGVTSVENADIMPTIVVVGVVGRVVQMDAAGLKAEEGRDLCQTIGVSPEVAVVNVNEVRRFTMHFTSSPKTSKSHHTVFYPKYN, from the exons ATGGCTGCGAGATACCGAGATGTTGGCACGAAAGTATACATTGGTGACCTCCCTAGAGAGGCATCTGAACGAGAACTAGAACGCATATTCCGGGAGTACGGAAGGTTGCGTAACGTATGGGTTGCCAGAAACCCACCTGGTTTTGCTTTTGTTGAATTCGAAGATGCTGCAGATGCCAGCGATGCGGTGCGTGAACTCGACGGAAC AGTCATGTGTGGTGTCCGCGCCCGTGTTGAACTGAGCACTGGGAAGTCGCGACAGAAGCCGTGGGTACGTGGAGGTGGTGGTGCGCGTAATGGTGGAGGACGTGACAATGGA ATCGGTGTTACGAGTGTGGAGAACGCGGACATTATGCCTACGATTGTCGTCGTCGGAGTGGTGGGCCGGGTGGTCCAAATGGACGCAGCAGGCCTGAAGGCCGAAGAAGGTCGAG ATCTGTGTCAAACCATAGGAGTTTCTCCCGAAGTCGCAGTCGTTAATGTAAATGAGGTTCGCAGGTTTACAATGCATTTCACTTCAAGTCCAAAAACGTCCAAGTCGCATCATACAGTTTTTTATCCAAAATATAATTAA
- the SRSF7_1 gene encoding serine arginine-rich splicing factor (EggNog:ENOG410VHE9~COG:A), with amino-acid sequence MAARYRDVGTKVYIGDLPREASERELERIFREYGRLRNVWVARNPPGFAFVEFEDAADASDAVRELDGTVMCGVRARVELSTGKSRQKPWVRGGGGARNGGGRDNGVGSRRMKPFDPTDRCYECGERGHYAYDCRRRSGGPGGPNGRSRPEGRRRSRSVSNHRSFSRSRSR; translated from the exons ATGGCTGCGAGATACCGAGATGTTGGCACGAAAGTATACATTGGTGACCTCCCTAGAGAGGCATCTGAACGAGAACTAGAACGCATATTCCGGGAGTACGGAAGGTTGCGTAACGTATGGGTTGCCAGAAACCCACCTGGTTTTGCTTTTGTTGAATTCGAAGATGCTGCAGATGCCAGCGATGCGGTGCGTGAACTCGACGGAAC AGTCATGTGTGGTGTCCGCGCCCGTGTTGAACTGAGCACTGGGAAGTCGCGACAGAAGCCGTGGGTACGTGGAGGTGGTGGTGCGCGTAATGGTGGAGGACGTGACAATGGAGTTGGTTCTCGCCGTATGAAACCATTTGACCCAACAGATCGGTGTTACGAGTGTGGAGAACGCGGACATTATGCCTACGATTGTCGTCGTCGGAGTGGTGGGCCGGGTGGTCCAAATGGACGCAGCAGGCCTGAAGGCCGAAGAAGGTCGAG ATCTGTGTCAAACCATAGGAGTTTCTCCCGAAGTCGCAGTCGTTAA
- the SRSF7_1 gene encoding serine arginine-rich splicing factor, variant 2 (EggNog:ENOG410VHE9~COG:A): MAARYRDVGTKVYIGDLPREASERELERIFREYGRLRNVWVARNPPGFAFVEFEDAADASDAVRELDGTVMCGVRARVELSTGKSRQKPWVRGGGGARNGGGRDNGVGSRRMKPFDPTDRCYECGERGHYAYDCRRRSGGPGGPNGRSRPEGRRRSR; the protein is encoded by the exons ATGGCTGCGAGATACCGAGATGTTGGCACGAAAGTATACATTGGTGACCTCCCTAGAGAGGCATCTGAACGAGAACTAGAACGCATATTCCGGGAGTACGGAAGGTTGCGTAACGTATGGGTTGCCAGAAACCCACCTGGTTTTGCTTTTGTTGAATTCGAAGATGCTGCAGATGCCAGCGATGCGGTGCGTGAACTCGACGGAAC AGTCATGTGTGGTGTCCGCGCCCGTGTTGAACTGAGCACTGGGAAGTCGCGACAGAAGCCGTGGGTACGTGGAGGTGGTGGTGCGCGTAATGGTGGAGGACGTGACAATGGAGTTGGTTCTCGCCGTATGAAACCATTTGACCCAACAGATCGGTGTTACGAGTGTGGAGAACGCGGACATTATGCCTACGATTGTCGTCGTCGGAGTGGTGGGCCGGGTGGTCCAAATGGACGCAGCAGGCCTGAAGGCCGAAGAAGGTCGAGGTAA